The genomic segment GGGTCTATGCGCTCGGCTTTGGCGGCGATGAACTCCCCCCCTTGTTTTTCCACCACCTGCCGGGTGGCAAACCGGATCTCACCGGGAGTGTAAGTGCCACCCAGCATGCCCGGTCCCATCCCCGAGTAGTAGTGGTGCTCCTAGGGGCCAATCACCGTCACCCGATGGCCGGCGGCCGTCAATTCACCGAGCCCGGCAAGGGTCAGCATGTGGGCGTGGCCGCCGCCCACAAGGACCAGGTGTTTTCCCATAACGCCACCTCACGTATTCTTTTTTGAATAAAAATTTCACTCTTGCTTGCTTTTTTATGGGTCAAATCCCATTATGTCAATCGGATTAAAAACCTGTCTCACGGCTATCGCAAATGAAGACCAAACGAATTACCAAAACGTCCGCTGAACGTGACCGCGCGGTGGCCAGGCGACCGGCTGCGCCCACACCCACCGACACCATTCTGGAAAGCATCTCCGACGGGGTTTTCACGGTGGATCCGGACTGGCGCATCACCTCGTTCAACCGCGCAGCCGAGGAGATTACGGGTGTACCGCGTTCCGAAGCCCTCGGCCGGCGCTGCTCGGAGGTGTTCCGCTCCAGCATGTGCGGGGCGGATTGCGCCCTGCAAGAGACCCTCAAGACAGACAAGCCGATCATCGGCAAATCCGGCTTCATCATCGACGCCGAGGGCGAGCGCAGGCCCATCAGCGTCTCCACCGCGGTTCTGCGCGATGCCGATGGGCGGGTGATCGGGGGCGCGGAAACCTTCCGCGATCTCTCCGAGGTGGAGGCCCTGCGCCGCGAACTGGAAGGCCGGTTCCGGGTGGGCGATCTGGTGAGTCGCAGCCCGCTGATGCAGCGGGTCTTCGAGGTCCTGCCGGCCATCGCCGTCAGCCCCAGCACGGTGCTGATTCTGGGGGAGACCGGCACCGGCAAGGAGCTGGTGGCCCGCACCCTCCACGATCTGAGTCTGCGGCGCAAGGGGCCGTTTGTGGCGGTCAACTGCGGGGCGCTGCCGGACACCCTGCTCGAATCCGAGCTTTTCGGCTACAAGGCCGGGGCGTTCACCGGGGCCCAGCGCGACAAGCCCGGACGGTTCGCGATGGCCAAAGGCGGAACGCTTTTTCTGGACGAAATCGGTGAGATCAGCCCGGCCCTGCAGGTGCGCCTGCTGCGGGTGCTGCAGGAGCGGACCTATGAACCTTTAGGTGCCACCCGCAGCGAACCCGCTGATGCCCGCATTCTGGTCGCCACCAACCGCAACCTGGCCGAGCTGACCCGCCGGGGGACATTCCGCGAAGACCTCTACTACCGCATCAACGTGGTGCGCGTGGAGCTTCCGCCGCTGCGCCGGCGCAAGGAGGACATTCCGTTTCTGGTGGAGGAATTCATCCGGCGCTTCAACCGGCTGCACCGCAAATCCATCCAGGGCATCGGGGCCGAAGCGCTATCGCTTCTGATGGCCCATGATTGGCCCGGCAACGTCCGCGAACTGGAAAACGTCATCGAACGGGCCTTCATCCTCTGCAGGGAGAAGGTGATCGACATCCCCCACCTGCCCGAGGAACTGACCGCACGGGGAGTCCCTTCCCCGGCATCCACCGGCATCCAGAGCGCCCACGACCTGCTGGACGCCCGCTGCCTGCAGCTGGCCCTGGAGCGCAACGACTTCAACCGCGCGGCCGCCGCTCGCGAGCTGGGGATCCACAAGAGCACCTTTTTCCGCAAAATCAGGAAACTGGGCATCACCCTGCCGGCCGCCAACGGTCGATCCCATCGGCATAAATAGTCGCAGTAAAGCGCCTATTCAAACTGCCATTGGTTGCGCAATTGCGACTTTAAAATTCTCCCGAGCCCGCAGCTATTTAAATAAACATCAATTATTCCGGATGCATAAACGGTATAGCGGACCATTTTACATTTTGGCACAGCCCATGCTTAGTGTTTGTTATCGAAGCGTCTGCGCACAACCGCCCGCGAGAATACCGCGGCACCGATACCAAACCAAGATCATCCCGGCCCAAAAGGAGAAAAAAATGGCGAAAATCGGATTGATCCGCTGTGAAAAAAACGAGGCCCGCTGCCCGCTGACCGGCTGTCTGAACAGTCTCAAAAACGGGGTCGAGGGCTTCTCCGGTCATGACCACCTGGAACTTGTGGGCATCTTCACCTGCCACTGCCCGGGAGACGATGCGGTCGCACTGGCCAAGATCCTGAAAAGCAAAGGCGCCGACACGATCCACTTCTGCACCTGCACCTTCGCCCACCGCGAAGACGGTAAATGGGTCGCCGGCGACGGCTTTTGCGATCACACGGACGAGATCCTGCAGCGCGTTGCCAGCGCGGTGCAGCTGCCGTGCGTCAAAGGGACGGCCCATCTGCCGGAGAACTATCAGCCCCAGGTGTTCGTGTGAGGCGTGGGGGAGGTCATTTCATGAAGGATGCATTCGAGACCTTTGCCCAGGACCTTCAGGCGCGCATCTTCGCCGAAACCCGGCGGGAGTGGGGTGTGAAGGCATATGAGCGTTGGCGTACCCCGCGTTTCATGGGGGCCATGCCCGACGCGGATGGCTCGGCCTGCCTGCGGGGCAGCTGCGGCGATCAGATGCAGATCTTTCTCAAATTTGACGGACAGCGGGTCGCCAGGGCGACCTTTGAGACCGACGGCTGCGGCCCCAGCGTGGTCTGCGGCTCC from the Desulfobacteraceae bacterium genome contains:
- a CDS encoding sigma 54-interacting transcriptional regulator — protein: MKTKRITKTSAERDRAVARRPAAPTPTDTILESISDGVFTVDPDWRITSFNRAAEEITGVPRSEALGRRCSEVFRSSMCGADCALQETLKTDKPIIGKSGFIIDAEGERRPISVSTAVLRDADGRVIGGAETFRDLSEVEALRRELEGRFRVGDLVSRSPLMQRVFEVLPAIAVSPSTVLILGETGTGKELVARTLHDLSLRRKGPFVAVNCGALPDTLLESELFGYKAGAFTGAQRDKPGRFAMAKGGTLFLDEIGEISPALQVRLLRVLQERTYEPLGATRSEPADARILVATNRNLAELTRRGTFREDLYYRINVVRVELPPLRRRKEDIPFLVEEFIRRFNRLHRKSIQGIGAEALSLLMAHDWPGNVRELENVIERAFILCREKVIDIPHLPEELTARGVPSPASTGIQSAHDLLDARCLQLALERNDFNRAAAARELGIHKSTFFRKIRKLGITLPAANGRSHRHK
- a CDS encoding CGGC domain-containing protein encodes the protein MAKIGLIRCEKNEARCPLTGCLNSLKNGVEGFSGHDHLELVGIFTCHCPGDDAVALAKILKSKGADTIHFCTCTFAHREDGKWVAGDGFCDHTDEILQRVASAVQLPCVKGTAHLPENYQPQVFV
- a CDS encoding iron-sulfur cluster assembly scaffold protein, with protein sequence MKDAFETFAQDLQARIFAETRREWGVKAYERWRTPRFMGAMPDADGSACLRGSCGDQMQIFLKFDGQRVARATFETDGCGPSVVCGSFAAELAHGKTPEALFDITGETILAAVGGLPPDHQHCAFLAAETLQAAANDYLMRQARKNKTATGRPG